A genomic window from Osmia bicornis bicornis chromosome 4, iOsmBic2.1, whole genome shotgun sequence includes:
- the LOC114879789 gene encoding maltase 1-like isoform X1, giving the protein MKTTNNLVGIVLLLTVAFASAEIKNKGWWNQTVFYQIYPRSFQDSNNDGVGDLKGITSKLDHFNDIGVGAIWLSPIYKSPMVDFGYDIEDFLEVDPVFGTSADLKELAAQARKKNIKLVLDLVPNHTADKHKWFQLSINRTGKYADYYIWNDGIIVNGTGERLPPNNWVSVFNGSAWTWNEQRRQFYYHQFYYQQPDLNYNNPDVQQEMKDVLKFWLDQGVDGFRIDAVPHLIENNITQDEPLFNNTYNTTLHASYNHIFTKDQPETYKLVQSWRDYVDQYAREKNEAEKVILTEAYTSWEHTIEYYNSGAHVPFNFKFIVEANDNSKPADFQNIINKWMQMMPKGQVPNWVMGNHDRVRLGTRYPGREDQMVMLEMLLPGVAVTYYGEEIGMLDDTELRIYDFRDGCRTPFQWDDTTNAGFSNASKTWLPVHKNYKELNLKKQKADAVSHYKLYKALTTMRKSNVLRNGNLSLAILNEDVLAVVRNIPKEAVTLLINFSPEKSVTVNLTSILPYTNAKVTLTNVGSTVQSNTNFASSKVTIPPKGSIVLHSGSSIASCSVLMILVLALGSYFRS; this is encoded by the exons ATGAAGACCACTAACAATCTCGTTGGAATTGTCTTGTTGCTGACGGTCGCCTTCGCGTCCGCTGAGATCAAGAATAAGGGCTGGTGGAACCAAACCGTTTTCTACCAAATTTATCCACGAAGCTTCCAGGATTCTAATAACGATGGTGTAGGTGATTTGAAAG GCATAACGAGCAAACTTGATCACTTCAACGATATCGGAGTAGGCGCGATCTGGCTGTCACCGATTTACAAAAGTCCCATGGTTGATTTTGGATACGACATAGAAGATTTCCTAGAAGTCGATCCAGTTTTTGGAACTTCCGCTGATCTTAAGGAGCTCGCGGCGCAAGCGAGAAAGAAGAATATAAAG CTTGTTTTGGACCTCGTTCCCAACCACACTGCAGACAAACATAAGTGGTTCCAGTTGAGCATAAATCGCACTGGAAAATATGCAGATTATTACATATGGAACGATGGGATTATCGTAAATGGAACTGGAGAACGCCTTCCACCTAATAACTGGGTCAGCGTGTTCAATGGGTCGGCTTGGACCTGGAATGAGCAGAGAAGACAGTTTTATTATCATCAGTTCTATTATCAACAACCAGACTTAAACTACAACAATCCTGATGTACAACAAGAAATGAAG GATGTTTTAAAGTTTTGGTTGGATCAAGGAGTAGACGGATTCCGAATCGATGCTGTACCACACTTGATCGAAAATAATATAACGCAAGACGAACCTTTATTTAATAACACATATAATACAACACTTCACGCATCTTACAATCATATTTTTACGAAAGACCAGCCTGAAACGTACAAATTAGTGCAGAGTTGGCGAGATTATGTGGACCAATACGCTAGGGAAAAAAATGAAGCAGAGAAg GTGATATTAACGGAAGCGTATACCAGTTGGGAACATACAATCGAGTATTACAACAGTGGCGCGCACGTCCCGTTCAACTTCAAATTCATAGTGGAAGCAAACGATAACTCAAAGCCAGCTgactttcaaaatattataaataaatggaTGCAGATGATGCCGAAAGGGCAAGTGCCTAATTGGGTG ATGGGAAATCATGATCGAGTACGTCTAGGCACGCGTTACCCTGGCAGAGAGGATCAGATGGTAATGTTAGAGATGTTATTGCCTGGTGTAGCGGTTACTTATTACGGAGAGGAAATCGGCATGCTGGACGACACCGAACTTCGTATATACGATTTTCGTGATGGCTGTCGTACACCATTCCAATGGGACGACACTACGAATGCAG GTTTCAGTAATGCTAGCAAGACGTGGCTACCCGTTCACAAGAACTACAAAGAACTGAATCTGAAGAAACAGAAAGCGGATGCCGTGTCTCATTACAAGCTTTACAAAGCATTAACAACTATGCGAAAGAGCAATGTACTCCGAAATGGCAATCTGTCCCtagcaattttgaacgaagaCGTGTTGGCTGTAGTACGGAATATCCCAAAAGAAGCAGTGACGCTTCTGATAAACTTCTCTCCAGAAAAAAGCGTTACAGTTAATCTGACAAGTATACTGCCATACACCAATGCTAAGGTAACCCTGACTAACGTGGGTTCCACTGTGCAGTCAAA CACCAATTTTGCATCATCAAAGGTCACTATTCCTCCAAAAGGGTCGATAGTGCTGCACTCGGGCTCCAGCATAGCCAGCTGTTCTGTTCTGATGATTCTGGTGTTGGCACTTGGATCGTACTTCCGGTCGTAA
- the LOC114879789 gene encoding maltase 1-like isoform X2 — translation MDSDDDGIGDLKGITSKLDHFNDIGVGAIWLSPIYKSPMVDFGYDIEDFLEVDPVFGTSADLKELAAQARKKNIKLVLDLVPNHTADKHKWFQLSINRTGKYADYYIWNDGIIVNGTGERLPPNNWVSVFNGSAWTWNEQRRQFYYHQFYYQQPDLNYNNPDVQQEMKDVLKFWLDQGVDGFRIDAVPHLIENNITQDEPLFNNTYNTTLHASYNHIFTKDQPETYKLVQSWRDYVDQYAREKNEAEKVILTEAYTSWEHTIEYYNSGAHVPFNFKFIVEANDNSKPADFQNIINKWMQMMPKGQVPNWVMGNHDRVRLGTRYPGREDQMVMLEMLLPGVAVTYYGEEIGMLDDTELRIYDFRDGCRTPFQWDDTTNAGFSNASKTWLPVHKNYKELNLKKQKADAVSHYKLYKALTTMRKSNVLRNGNLSLAILNEDVLAVVRNIPKEAVTLLINFSPEKSVTVNLTSILPYTNAKVTLTNVGSTVQSNTNFASSKVTIPPKGSIVLHSGSSIASCSVLMILVLALGSYFRS, via the exons ATGGATTCTGATGACGATGGTATAGGTGACTTGAAAG GCATAACGAGCAAACTTGATCACTTCAACGATATCGGAGTAGGCGCGATCTGGCTGTCACCGATTTACAAAAGTCCCATGGTTGATTTTGGATACGACATAGAAGATTTCCTAGAAGTCGATCCAGTTTTTGGAACTTCCGCTGATCTTAAGGAGCTCGCGGCGCAAGCGAGAAAGAAGAATATAAAG CTTGTTTTGGACCTCGTTCCCAACCACACTGCAGACAAACATAAGTGGTTCCAGTTGAGCATAAATCGCACTGGAAAATATGCAGATTATTACATATGGAACGATGGGATTATCGTAAATGGAACTGGAGAACGCCTTCCACCTAATAACTGGGTCAGCGTGTTCAATGGGTCGGCTTGGACCTGGAATGAGCAGAGAAGACAGTTTTATTATCATCAGTTCTATTATCAACAACCAGACTTAAACTACAACAATCCTGATGTACAACAAGAAATGAAG GATGTTTTAAAGTTTTGGTTGGATCAAGGAGTAGACGGATTCCGAATCGATGCTGTACCACACTTGATCGAAAATAATATAACGCAAGACGAACCTTTATTTAATAACACATATAATACAACACTTCACGCATCTTACAATCATATTTTTACGAAAGACCAGCCTGAAACGTACAAATTAGTGCAGAGTTGGCGAGATTATGTGGACCAATACGCTAGGGAAAAAAATGAAGCAGAGAAg GTGATATTAACGGAAGCGTATACCAGTTGGGAACATACAATCGAGTATTACAACAGTGGCGCGCACGTCCCGTTCAACTTCAAATTCATAGTGGAAGCAAACGATAACTCAAAGCCAGCTgactttcaaaatattataaataaatggaTGCAGATGATGCCGAAAGGGCAAGTGCCTAATTGGGTG ATGGGAAATCATGATCGAGTACGTCTAGGCACGCGTTACCCTGGCAGAGAGGATCAGATGGTAATGTTAGAGATGTTATTGCCTGGTGTAGCGGTTACTTATTACGGAGAGGAAATCGGCATGCTGGACGACACCGAACTTCGTATATACGATTTTCGTGATGGCTGTCGTACACCATTCCAATGGGACGACACTACGAATGCAG GTTTCAGTAATGCTAGCAAGACGTGGCTACCCGTTCACAAGAACTACAAAGAACTGAATCTGAAGAAACAGAAAGCGGATGCCGTGTCTCATTACAAGCTTTACAAAGCATTAACAACTATGCGAAAGAGCAATGTACTCCGAAATGGCAATCTGTCCCtagcaattttgaacgaagaCGTGTTGGCTGTAGTACGGAATATCCCAAAAGAAGCAGTGACGCTTCTGATAAACTTCTCTCCAGAAAAAAGCGTTACAGTTAATCTGACAAGTATACTGCCATACACCAATGCTAAGGTAACCCTGACTAACGTGGGTTCCACTGTGCAGTCAAA CACCAATTTTGCATCATCAAAGGTCACTATTCCTCCAAAAGGGTCGATAGTGCTGCACTCGGGCTCCAGCATAGCCAGCTGTTCTGTTCTGATGATTCTGGTGTTGGCACTTGGATCGTACTTCCGGTCGTAA